A genome region from Vespa velutina chromosome 18, iVesVel2.1, whole genome shotgun sequence includes the following:
- the LOC124955292 gene encoding general odorant-binding protein 56d-like: MIIGFMIELFSIKREEKIRRSFSKLPDLDPEKSINMKFIVAFTFALIVGTLGLDDQQKAKLKEYKESCITESGVDPAIVENAKNGNVSEGDEKLSCFAACFVKKLGIFNSEGNINEEVLRSRLYDSLPEDKVEEIFQKCKNINGDTLCQKGGNLMKCFLDNKKLALLH, from the exons ATGATTATAGGATTTATGATCGAGCTCTTtagtataaaaagagaagagaagattcGACGATCGTTCAGTAAACTTCCCGACCTCGATCCCGAGAAAAGCATCAATATGAAGTTCATCGTTGCTTTCACATTTGCTCTCATCGTTGGAACTTTG GGATTAGACGATCAACAAAAGGCTAAACTTAAGGAATATAAGGAATCTTGTATAACAGAATCTGGTGTTGATCCTG CTATCGTAGAAAATGCAAAGAATGGCAATGTCTCTGAGGGCGATGAAAAATTATCCTGCTTTGCTGCTTGTTTTGTAAAGAAGTTGGGCATT TTCAATTCGGAAGGTAATATTAACGAAGAAGTTTTACGAAGTCGATTATACGATAGTCTTCCAGAAGACAAAGTTGAAGAAATCTTTCAAAAATGTAAAAACATaa ATGGCGACACTTTATGCCAAAAGGGAGGTAACCTGATGAAATGTTTCTTAGATAATAAGAAATTGGCATTATtgcattaa